From Aspergillus luchuensis IFO 4308 DNA, chromosome 2, nearly complete sequence:
TCAGCCTTTCTTGCGATGAAGGATGATTGGATGGCTCTCTCGAGATTGACTCAAACTCAAGTGACCCCAGAGGGCCCGGTAAGGCATCGCCCGAGCACGAACTACAGCAAACTCTTGCCATTCGTTTGTCGATCAGCTGAATTCATACATGAAGCTGACTTCATGGCTTACAACAAGCTAAGCCCTGCATATGCGGTGAGTCAACCAGCCATCCTGCCAGGCTATTGTTATCTCCACAGGATCGACAGTGCCCCGACACTGCCAACTCTTTGGACACCTCAGCTGATGGTGGGAGCGGAGCTGTCAGGCAATGTCGGCCCTTTTAAGCGCAATGTCGCCCAATCTCGGCACCGGTTCTTTGAGACTCCAAGCTGCTACGAACTAAGAACAAAATGAGTCTCGACCCGTGCAACTGCTTGTGCCCGCCAGACCGTCCGACGCGAGAGCTGGTTCTCTGTTTCGATGGAACAGGGAACACGTTCCGCGTGGACGGCGGGGATAGCAACATTCTCAAGATCTTCCGCATGCTAGACCGCAAGAAGGAAAACCGATGTGAGTTACCTTGATAACTGTACTGGACACTGGCTGACGTGATTAGACTGTTACTACCAGCGTATGTTGCCCCACTTGAGTGATATTACCAATTATTAACATGATGCCAGCCGGTATTGGAGAAGACATCAGGCCTGGGACCTTCGCCAACGCGGCTGTCCGTCCCTTTAGCAACATCGCCCCAAATGCGATCATCGATGAGGCGCTCGCGACCTCATTTGCCCAGCATGTCATCTATGGATACCGTTTCCTCGCTCGCCGCTGGATTCCCGGGTCGCATATCTACCTGTTTGGGTTCTCGCGTGGGGCCTACACGGCACGATTCCTCAACGAGATGCTTGACTTTATTGGATTAATTTCAGCCGATAACGAGGAGATCATGCCACTTGTCTGGGAAGCGTTTACATCGTACAAGTTTGCCAACAGTGGCAAGGAATCTGAACAGGCCGAGTACTTTCTCCGCATGTGCCGCGACACGATGTGCCGATCCGTGGGCCGCGTGCATTTCCTGGGCCTTTTTGATACGGTCAACAGCGTGGCCAAGTTCAACATCTACGATGATCATAGAGACATGCGAATCCAGCCGAAACCGCGAATCATGCGACATGCAGTCAGCATTGATGAACGTCGAATCAAGTTCCAACCAGTGCTGTTCGAGAAGCTACGGGCGCATGGGAGGATCGGCCGGGTGAGTACATGGGCTGAGCGGGCGGACGTTGAGTTCTGGGGTAGCGACTTGACGGCGTCCCCAGAGACGGAGTTCGAGGAGGTCTACTTTTCTGGCGACCATAGCgacgttggtggtggatggccGCGTGAGTTGGGCCGAGACTATGTAGCCAGCCAGATCCCCCTGATGTGGATGGTCGAGGAATCCATCGAGGCCGGACTTACCTACGAGCCTGAACAGTTGCATAAGCTTGGCTGCTTTGACTTCAGAAGGCAGGAGCACAGCAACCCAGAAGTGATACACCAGGCTGAGCGAGCTATCCTGCATGATTCCCTCATGTATGACTCGGGCAAGACTCTGGAGACGTTATTTTGGCGAGTTCTCGAGTGTCTGCCCATAAAGCGCCCCAAAGTGGCCCCAGATGGAAGAGTGCAGTCGACGCGATGGCATGTCGGGGGGTTGCGACGGCCGCTGCCACAAGGGGCCAAGCTGCACTACAGTGTGATTGAGCGGCTCAAGCGGGACCCGGACTATCGGCCCTACAATCTCGGGGTGGGAAATATGGCGGAGGTGGACGAGGTCATCGAGGGATGGAGGCATATCGTGCACGACAAGGATAGCGGCCATGATAAGGAGATCGAGGAGGCGGAAGAGGTACCCGGGGACGAACGGACTCGGCGGCGCAGGACGTTGTGCGAGTATTATGTTTGGAAGAGGGAGGCTGTGGATGGGAGGCCGCGAACTAGGCGGTCGGACTTGTGCTGCTGAAGTTGATGACTATGTATGATAGACCATTGCGAGCgttttttgttgttgttagatAGTATTTTTAGTTGTTTATACATTAACTTGATGTACTTGATACCACCGTGGGATGACAACCGAAAGCTCATGCATTTCGAAGTAAGTGCTGTCGGAGCTAGTCAAAGATTGCTTCTACATATGTATGTACAGGAGCAGCACTCTCGAGGCTAGTAACTAGAGGTGAAACATTATGATCAATTGGAAATAAATCTTGAATTTGACTCTatctcattcttctttgtcATGCGGGGTGAACGCTACAGGATCCCAGTAATGACTACCAGGACTACGCAACAATGCAGAATATCAATCAAACTAGATGTctggaatatatatctaacCCAGTGTTACTCATCTAGACAGTTCTGATGGATTCGGCGGTGAAGCCGAGGTAGTATTTACGTGTTGTATGTTATGCAATACAACCATGCTCAATAAAATATGGTAACTCAAATATATACACTATATCCTGAATGCTGAATATGATAGAGAGTAGACTCAATTCATTCCCTGAGGACATTATAAGCATGGACAAAGTATCTTGGGTGTACCAACACGACCTTGATGCCTTATTCATGCCTGAGGAATAAATGAGACGGGGTTTAGTCCAACATCCGGGCAGTGCCGTTGAGTGTAACAGCAGTTCCCCCGATCGGTGATTGGATATCTCATTTAATCTGCAACTAGATCGTGATTTACTACTGTCAAACAGTCTGATTCACCACTGATATATGATAGGATGTCAGTCTAAGGTTGCCCAGATGGAATGATGTCCCTCCAAGGATTTCACGCCACCTGCAAGAATCCCAGCTCGTGTCACGCAAATCCCGAGATTGTCGTGGCCAGTCAGTCTAATTGCCAAACGAGCTGCCCGGTGACTGGGTAAACCCTAGCTTCGTTCACCATCCTCTCGGGTCATCCGAGAGAGAACTGCAGAGACGAGCCAAGAGGCCAAGCTCGCTCATTCCGGGGTAGCAAAAGGCGGGGTAACTGGGACCCAAGCGAAGCCAGTCCGGGGGGGATTCTGTTGTTTTGTTGGTCTTGGGGCTACAGCAGATTCGAGGGCTTCTCGGATATCCCGACACCGGGTCTTCCAAGGGATCCAAGTTACTCCGCAGGATCTACCCTGTGATGATGACCTACATAATTGCCGGTCCTATGCCAGCTATTACAGCGCTACAGTGAAGTACTCCATCCCCCTATTTGCTTTATCCttctaccatcaccaccatggaaGACGAAAAAGCCAGCTTTGGCCATATCGACCACGCCGCGGAGGAACATGGCCTCCCGGACCCCTCcaatgaaaaagaaaccatgaCTCCCGCCCCTAATGATCCCCAGGTACGATCGTGATCGCCTTCTGCTACGCCGAACTCACTCTGTGTACTTGCTAACATCTCAGAACTGGTCCACCGCTGCCAAACTCACCACTTACCTGACCATCTGCTTCTACACCTTCCTCGCCAAtgtcaacagcagcaacttcACCGTCGCCACCAAGGCCATCATCGCCGAATTCCACGTCTCCCAGACCCAAGCCGGCGAGCTCGTCTGCTTCAATGTCTTCCTTTTCGGCGTCGGCAACATTTTCTGGGTCCCACTGATGCGTGTCATCGGCAAACGTCCCGTCTATCTCATCTCCATGCTCTTCCTGTCCATGATGAATGTCTGGTCATCTCGCGCCACCAGTTACGGCGAGCTGCTCGCCTCACGCATCCTCTCCGGTttcgccgcagccgcagccgatGCCACCGTCCCAGCCGTGGTCAGCGACATGGTCGCTCCCCACGAACGCGGCCACTACCTGATGATCTTTCATCTCGCTCTGACCGGTGGGCTTTTCCTCGGTCCTCTCATTAACGCATACCTGGTACAGGATGAGAATTGGCGTTGGATGTGTTACTTCCTTGCTATAGCAGTTGGAGCAGTCTTCGTGGTCGCCATTTTCACGGTTCGCGAAACAACCTATCTCAGGCGACATGCCACTTCCCAGAAGACGAAATACTGGGATTGGCTTTCCATCACACGGGGATACAACCCGGATGCATCGTTCCTCCAAACTGTCTGGGACATTCTCCGTAACGCGATGTACCCTCAACTCCTATGGTCGTCCTTCACCATTGGAATTTCAGTAGGATGGTAAACTCCCTCCGTTATGCTTTCTTCCCCAAGCCCAAGCTAATGAGTACAGGAACATCGTCGTCCAACTCACCGCATCCCGCACCTTCACAGCCCCGCCCTACAACTGGCCCGCAGGCAGTATCggcctcctctccctctccggcTTCATCGGCGCCCTTCTAGCCTTCTACCTCGGTGGACGTCTCATCGACATCCTCTCCACGTATTATACCCGACGACGCGGGGGCCAACGACTCCCGGAGTACCGACTccctgccatcatcatccccggcaCGATCGGACCCGCGGggatcctcatcttcggacTGTGCGTGGCGAATCAGACACACTGGGCTGGGGCGGCGGTAGGATACGCCATGCAGGCATTTGGAGTGGCAGCTATTTCTAATGTGGCGGTCACGTATTCGTTGGATTGTTATAAGCCGGTGAGTTTACCCCCTTGCATGGTGGCGTTGGATAGTGCGTGGTTGGCGGGAGAACATGAACATGACCATAAACATAAACATGCTAACGATTTTGGCGTTTCTCTGCTTCAGATCACGGGTGAAGCTCTGGTGATTATTTTTGTGATTCGGAATACGATCGGAATGTTGTTGTCGCTGTATGCGGCGGACTGGATCGCAAAACAGGGCGCCGCGAAAGTGTTTGGAGAGATGACAGCCATTCAGGGGGCGAGTATATTGCTGGCGGTGCCGTTGTTTCTTTGGGGCGCTGGCCTACGCGAGGTGACGGGGCGGTATGGGCCCATGAAACGGTTTGTGGGAGTGTCTTAGATTCATTTCTCGGTAGTTGATACTATGAATAATGATCTTGTCCTTCGCTTAGTAGATACTAAATAGTGATTAGACTACGGCATTTGGAAATAAGATGATGACGCAGAAGTCACTCCGCCGAGTGTCCACTCCGTATCTCTGGCCTGGGCAGATAGGGTAGACCGGATATCGCCGCGGAAATGTCATCCAGAAGAGACACTTGTAGGGTTCGGTTTAGTGGAGGTTATCTAGTAGGGGAACTATCTGTTCCGGACCAGATTTCCTTTTCCGTGCTTTCAAAGTCTATTATATTAGGTGCCAGTAGTCTCTCCACAGGGGCGACCATTTGTCCAGTTCAAATTAATATGAAGCTATCGCGCATGTAAGTTCAATGTCCCCCCATCTTTGATCCTACAGATTCACACCCGCACTATTTGAAACCAATCcttcaggaacagcagggGAAAGGTGATAATCAAGCCATGTGCGCGCCAGAGGGATCACTCAGGGATAAGTGTTAGAGTTTTTGTACAACCGAGGAACCGAATACGATCCACTTGACTGCTTGGTTGGTGCGGAACTAGTGTTTAGTGCGTGGCGCACTTTTGCCTGGCAAGCTATGGAGTAGATAATCATCATGATGATTCGAGGAAGTCAACTTTGTAATTTcagtttaatatatctatcgAAATGGTCTAGCTAAATAAATCGTGGGCTATACTGAGTTGTTGACTAGTTCGGGGCACTTGTCTCGTATTCGACGGGGCAGATGGCAATAAAACCCTCCCCGGCATTGGCTCGGTTGCCGAGATGATGGGTGCCAGACCCATGGGTCTGGGTCTGTTAAGTTGCTTCCTTGTCATAATGACTGGTGTCAAACAATACTGATAATGATAATTactgataatgataataataataataataataataataatgtgtTCTGTTATATTCTGTGTCTTTTGAAAGAGGTGGCGAGGGAGTAGTACAGCTAGGggcaaaccaaccaacccctaTCTATCATGGACGATCACTCTGGTTAGTGGTTACGCGCCTCGGTTATCTGGTCGACTCCACCCCGAGGGAACATGCTACTGCCAGTCTAGCAAGTAGTGCCATGGTGAACCTGGCCCTGCAAGTGTAAACCTATGTGTATGGAGTATCCACGAGGAAGTGGATAGAATGAAGCACGATGCCCAGCGTGTGCCTGGAGGGCCTGAGCGTCATGAAATCCCGATCGCACACAATCCCTCAATCACTCCAAATGGAAATAATGGAAACTCTGATCAATTCAGCTAACTATACTCGTTTAAGACGTTGCTCCGCGCCATTCTGATCATCCGCCATTCCCAGACAGGCATCATGATTGCTTCTTTTCAATGGTGGATGTGGACACTAAACAGCACTGGAATCATCATTCCCTGCATCGAAGCCACTTCTTCAATGATGATCAAATCTTGTTTCCTGCTCTAGACAacttctccccctcttctcctccacctttccGACCCTCCCCGTCCGGATTGCGCGACTGCCAGACTCCAAAAGTCAAACCGAATCCAGACACCCGCCAATCGCCCTGCCTAAGACTTTAAGGTTTCCGTCCGTCGTTCGGGGATAATGCACCTTCAAACCGCGTCCCAGATTTGAGGTCAGCTCAGTTCAGCTCCCTAATGCAATGCCACCCTACATATAGTAATCAGTATCTCCACCAGGATAAGTCCGTGCTATTCTGAGTCGAGCTGTTGGGGTTATTTGAGCCGCTCCCCTCGCCGTCCTGGCCCCGGAGCGATCTGGGCTGTTGCTtttgctgccgctgctgctgctattacTACTGCTATTGCTGCGCTACCATGAGTAGCTCTGCTTTGCAATATGGCGAATAGCACCATCATCCCGGCCATGGAGCCGCCTCCTGGCCAGGTTTCCAACTTTATCGATCCGCCCTACTGCGGCGCCAAGTTCGTTGTGGTGAATTGTGTGTTTCTTCCCATGGCGCTGATAGCGCTGATAGTGCGCACCTGGACGcgtgtggttgttgtgcgCAGTGTATCCTGGGATGACTGTAAGTACGACAGAGGGGTGCGCAGGGCGAAGTTTGCAAACAATAAAGCTAACTGAACACTAGACTTGATGATCTTCGCAGCGGTATGGATGATCTGAATTTTGGCACAGTGTACTAGATACACGTAGCTGACCCCATAGCAGATCTTCTCGACGGTTATGACCGGAGTCACTCTGAAGAGTAAGTGATCTATCGATAGCCATGAACGGTATCGGGCCCCGCTGACCAACAGTGCTCGATTTTGGCTTGGGCAAGCATATGTGGGACGTGCCCTTGGATCGTCTGACCCCTTGGTTTCTTAAGGTATTCTTCCTTGTTTGTCTGATAACTGGTCCTGATGAAGCTTACCCTACCTATAGTTCAACGTCGTCGCGGCCATCATCTACTGCGCCGGGACAGGGTTCACTAAAGTCTCCGTCTGCGTCTTCTACCTGCGCATCTTCCCCAGTCATGGCTTCAGATTAGCCGTGTGGTCGATCGTTTTCATCGCGGTGGGCTACAATGTGGCCAGTGTGCTGGCCAATGTGTTTAGCTGTACGCCGATCGCGGCAGCGTGGGACTTGACCTTGCCGGCGAACTGCATGAACAGGCCGGTGTTTTATTTTGCCAATGCGGGACTGGGCATTTTCACGGATTTTGCGACGGTGTTGGTGCCGATGTACGTCATCTCATCATGGGGTTTATGATATAGATGCTGACGAGGGATAGTCCGTGGTTGCGGCGATTGCAGATGCCGTCGCGACAAAAGGTCGCTGTCGGGTCTATGCTGGCGATGGGCTGCTCGTAAGTCTCGATGAGGAATTTACTCTAGCAGGATTTGGGATCTGACAATGACAGGGTCGGCATCGTGAGTTGCATCCGACTGGCAAGTCTATACGTTCTAATGAATAGCACCGACCTAACTTGTATGTCGCTCATCCACCTACCCTACCAACACAGCTAACAGATCAGGGGCCACAACCAACGCCCTTTTATGGTGCACAATTGAATTAAACTTGGGTATCACCTTTGGCTGCATGACAGCCATGCGCCCGTTTGTGAGACGATACTTCCCCAAGCTGCTGGGCCTGTCGTCCTACGCATACGGCCAATCAGGATCACGCAAGTATGGCCATCCATTAAATTCAATTCCGCGCGACCAGCCCGACTTCAATAACAACAGTCGGCAATACTCGACGCGATTGCAAGGGGGCGCCGACAATGCCAGCGAGGAGCACATCCTGCCGGCCAAAGCGTGTGAAGGGGAAGACGGGATCCTCCGCACAGTGGAGTTCAACGTGGTCGACACCAGACATGCTGGAGCATAATTTCTTTCTAGTTTCCTTTGTATACACGAGTTATAGACATAATGCGACCGTTAAACATCCATAATGTGAACAGGAAACCTTCTCATCCGATCTGGCCTGGTCTGAAATGATTGTCGGGAGCATCGGTGGAAAAGTTCTCCTAGTGTTGCGGACTAAAGCCTCACTAACCCTCACTAAACCACCACTAATGTCTCCACTACCCTCTCAACTAGTCTGCTCTCGGGAGTTTGCCCGAGACGAATTTCTCAGATTCCAGTCAGGAACCGCCAATTCCAGTTCCTCCCCGGTGGCGGCCagccatcccctccctctccccattcTGCACGACACGTTCTTCTAAgaatccttccttcctcggctATCCGGCTCCCGTTGCCAAGGGCTTCTAGTCTGCTGTCCGGTgcatctccaccaccaccaataccGCCAGGCACGTCAGCTACCAGCCTAGCTAGCTCTCCACACCGGCTGGGCCGCAGTTAAagctccctcttccccttccttttgGTTTCCTTCTCTCCGCAGTGCCATTGTCAAGTAGCATACACTATGCGCAtcgcctcccttctccctttGACGGCAGCGGCCACTACGGCTGCCGCCACGGCCACCTCGGCTGGCTGTAAGACCCTCAACAAGTCTCTGTCCAGCGCAGTGTTTGCGCCTAGCTCCACTGTTTACCAGTATGAGGCGCAGAACTTCTGGTCCAACACCGAGATCATGTCGCCTGGATGTGTGTTCCGGCCCCAGTCGGCTGAGGAATTGAGCCAGGGTGTCAAGGCGCTGGTAAAGGCTGAGGCGCAGTTTGCTGTGCGCGGTGGTGGACATATGGGAATCAGGGTATGTCGCCATATACTCGGATTTAAAGTATTTGCAGTGCTAATAGAATCACAGGGATCGAACAACATCGACAACGGTGTCCTCATCGTCATGTCCAACCTGACGACCCTTGAACTGTCCGATGATCAGTCCGTTGTCTCGGTTGGCCCGGCCTACAGGTACCTATTTCCTCCGCTTCCAACAAACCATATTGAAAATATTCTAATGACAACAGATGGGCCGATGTCTACGACTACCTTGAAACATACGACCTCGCCGTAGCCGGAGGCCGTCTCGGCCCTGTCGGTGTCCCCGGCCTGCTGCTCGCCGGCGGCATTAACTTCTACGGCAACCAGGTCGGATTCGGCTGTGATACCGTCATCAACTACGAGGTCGTGCTTGCGAACGGCACCATCGTCCAAGCCAACGCCACCAGCCACAGCGATCTCTTCTGGGCGCTGAAGGGTGGAAGCAGCAACTTCGGTCTGGTGACTCGCTTCGATATGGAGACTATTCCGTCGACTCAGGTCTGGGCTGGAACATACACTGTCTCGGCGGAGTATATTGATCGCTTTTTGGAGGTATACTCTCTCCCCTTATTCCTACTGTTATTGTTACAGTGGAGAGGATACATGCTAACATGGTATACAGGCATCCGCCACCTATGCGGCCAACATC
This genomic window contains:
- a CDS encoding uncharacterized protein (antiSMASH:Cluster_2.7), producing the protein MHILSIKMQYHIMFCDWSYSAYWTPEDHQPGSNTNCATMLTMCPSGDLGLYQTDWTSAFLAMKDDWMALSRLTQTQVTPEGPVRHRPSTNYSKLLPFVCRSAEFIHEADFMAYNKLSPAYAAMSALLSAMSPNLGTGSLRLQAATN
- a CDS encoding uncharacterized protein (COG:S;~EggNog:ENOG410Q2I3;~InterPro:IPR029058,IPR018712;~PFAM:PF09994;~antiSMASH:Cluster_2.7) — encoded protein: MSLDPCNCLCPPDRPTRELVLCFDGTGNTFRVDGGDSNILKIFRMLDRKKENRYCYYQPGIGEDIRPGTFANAAVRPFSNIAPNAIIDEALATSFAQHVIYGYRFLARRWIPGSHIYLFGFSRGAYTARFLNEMLDFIGLISADNEEIMPLVWEAFTSYKFANSGKESEQAEYFLRMCRDTMCRSVGRVHFLGLFDTVNSVAKFNIYDDHRDMRIQPKPRIMRHAVSIDERRIKFQPVLFEKLRAHGRIGRVSTWAERADVEFWGSDLTASPETEFEEVYFSGDHSDVGGGWPRELGRDYVASQIPLMWMVEESIEAGLTYEPEQLHKLGCFDFRRQEHSNPEVIHQAERAILHDSLMYDSGKTLETLFWRVLECLPIKRPKVAPDGRVQSTRWHVGGLRRPLPQGAKLHYSVIERLKRDPDYRPYNLGVGNMAEVDEVIEGWRHIVHDKDSGHDKEIEEAEEVPGDERTRRRRTLCEYYVWKREAVDGRPRTRRSDLCC
- a CDS encoding uncharacterized protein (COG:G;~EggNog:ENOG410PV9J;~InterPro:IPR020846,IPR011701,IPR036259;~PFAM:PF07690;~SMCOG1005:Drug resistance transporter, EmrB/QacA;~TransMembrane:11 (o84-102i114-133o139-160i172-194o200-222i271-288o308-330i351-370o382-404i451-471o491-510i);~antiSMASH:Cluster_2.7;~go_function: GO:0022857 - transmembrane transporter activity [Evidence IEA];~go_process: GO:0055085 - transmembrane transport [Evidence IEA]), which produces MEDEKASFGHIDHAAEEHGLPDPSNEKETMTPAPNDPQNWSTAAKLTTYLTICFYTFLANVNSSNFTVATKAIIAEFHVSQTQAGELVCFNVFLFGVGNIFWVPLMRVIGKRPVYLISMLFLSMMNVWSSRATSYGELLASRILSGFAAAAADATVPAVVSDMVAPHERGHYLMIFHLALTGGLFLGPLINAYLVQDENWRWMCYFLAIAVGAVFVVAIFTVRETTYLRRHATSQKTKYWDWLSITRGYNPDASFLQTVWDILRNAMYPQLLWSSFTIGISVGWNIVVQLTASRTFTAPPYNWPAGSIGLLSLSGFIGALLAFYLGGRLIDILSTYYTRRRGGQRLPEYRLPAIIIPGTIGPAGILIFGLCVANQTHWAGAAVGYAMQAFGVAAISNVAVTYSLDCYKPVSLPPCMVALDSAWLAGEHEHDHKHKHANDFGVSLLQITGEALVIIFVIRNTIGMLLSLYAADWIAKQGAAKVFGEMTAIQGASILLAVPLFLWGAGLREVTGRYGPMKRFVGVS
- a CDS encoding uncharacterized protein (COG:S;~EggNog:ENOG410PNU0;~TransMembrane:7 (o30-51i63-84o104-131i143-172o184-208i220-247o259-279i);~antiSMASH:Cluster_2.7): MANSTIIPAMEPPPGQVSNFIDPPYCGAKFVVVNCVFLPMALIALIVRTWTRVVVVRSVSWDDYLMIFAAIFSTVMTGVTLKMLDFGLGKHMWDVPLDRLTPWFLKFNVVAAIIYCAGTGFTKVSVCVFYLRIFPSHGFRLAVWSIVFIAVGYNVASVLANVFSCTPIAAAWDLTLPANCMNRPVFYFANAGLGIFTDFATVLVPIPWLRRLQMPSRQKVAVGSMLAMGCSVGIVSCIRLASLYVLMNSTDLTWATTNALLWCTIELNLGITFGCMTAMRPFVRRYFPKLLGLSSYAYGQSGSRKYGHPLNSIPRDQPDFNNNSRQYSTRLQGGADNASEEHILPAKACEGEDGILRTVEFNVVDTRHAGA
- a CDS encoding FAD-binding oxidoreductase (CAZy:AA7;~COG:C;~EggNog:ENOG410PMTA;~InterPro:IPR016166,IPR006094,IPR036318;~PFAM:PF01565;~SECRETED:SignalP(1-17);~go_function: GO:0016491 - oxidoreductase activity [Evidence IEA];~go_function: GO:0050660 - flavin adenine dinucleotide binding [Evidence IEA];~go_function: GO:0071949 - FAD binding [Evidence IEA];~go_process: GO:0055114 - oxidation-reduction process [Evidence IEA]); amino-acid sequence: MRIASLLPLTAAATTAAATATSAGCKTLNKSLSSAVFAPSSTVYQYEAQNFWSNTEIMSPGCVFRPQSAEELSQGVKALVKAEAQFAVRGGGHMGIRGSNNIDNGVLIVMSNLTTLELSDDQSVVSVGPAYRWADVYDYLETYDLAVAGGRLGPVGVPGLLLAGGINFYGNQVGFGCDTVINYEVVLANGTIVQANATSHSDLFWALKGGSSNFGLVTRFDMETIPSTQVWAGTYTVSAEYIDRFLEASATYAANISDPKTHIVPAVVPEGNTSVGSVIMFYDSATESYPEIFKPFTDIPAVSSTLGFKTLAEFAAETGALVTPHINDIFVAGTIKATTYDDLYRGISIINSTFAAQLPSLYAKIPTANISIIELDWQPIGASWLEASESRGGNALGLDKDQVYLCYAEVVEWIGSEYDEIVGDWVVETTYKINNATQEAGLYDSFNYMGDAAWFQDIFDGYGQENLAKLQTIAQKYDPHSVWQVLMPGGYKIF